One Mycolicibacterium aubagnense genomic region harbors:
- a CDS encoding ArsR/SmtB family transcription factor, whose translation MNTVPAEMQRIELAPAAALFRSLGDPTRLAIVRRLSAGPARVADLVDAVGLAQSTVSKHLVCLRDCGLVTSDPVGRSSVFQLAQPALIDVLAAAETVLAATGNAVELCPTYGTGGQP comes from the coding sequence ATGAATACTGTTCCTGCTGAGATGCAGCGCATCGAGCTGGCTCCGGCGGCGGCGCTGTTTCGGTCGCTGGGCGATCCCACGCGGCTGGCGATTGTGCGACGGCTGTCTGCCGGGCCCGCGCGGGTCGCCGACCTCGTCGACGCGGTCGGGCTGGCGCAGTCGACGGTCTCTAAACATCTTGTCTGTCTTCGGGATTGCGGCCTGGTGACCTCCGATCCGGTAGGCCGATCCTCGGTGTTTCAGCTCGCCCAGCCCGCCCTGATCGACGTGCTCGCCGCCGCCGAGACGGTCCTGGCGGCCACCGGCAACGCCGTCGAACTCTGCCCCACCTACGGCACCGGAGGACAACCGTGA
- a CDS encoding heavy-metal-associated domain-containing protein, translating to MPTTHTFRVDGMHCASCSMLIDETLEDLPGVATSHTSVKNARTTVELDTTATTTEQVTAAITELGYQAELLAP from the coding sequence ATGCCGACCACCCACACCTTCCGCGTCGACGGAATGCACTGCGCCAGCTGCTCAATGCTGATCGACGAAACACTCGAAGACCTGCCCGGTGTCGCCACGTCGCACACCTCGGTCAAAAACGCGCGCACCACCGTCGAACTCGACACCACCGCCACCACCACCGAACAGGTCACCGCAGCGATCACCGAACTCGGCTACCAGGCCGAACTGCTTGCCCCCTAG
- a CDS encoding TlpA family protein disulfide reductase, translating into MLNRLRVRALAVVLAGVPILAGCSIGTDAVAQGGTFEFVSPGGKTDIFYDPPPSRRVIGDLGGIALMDYRPIAVSDFAGKVVVVNVWGAWCAPCRTETPELEKVFTATEPLGVAFLGVDVRDNRATAQDFVTDRHVMHPSIFDPAMRSVIALGKGYPTSVVPTTLILDRHRRVAAVFLKELLATDLQPVVERIAAES; encoded by the coding sequence ATGCTGAACCGGTTGCGCGTGAGGGCACTGGCTGTCGTGCTGGCCGGTGTGCCGATCCTGGCCGGCTGCAGCATCGGCACGGACGCTGTCGCGCAAGGTGGCACCTTCGAATTCGTCTCCCCCGGCGGCAAGACTGACATCTTTTACGACCCGCCACCATCGCGCCGCGTCATCGGGGACCTCGGTGGCATCGCCCTGATGGACTACCGGCCCATTGCGGTGTCTGACTTTGCGGGCAAGGTCGTCGTCGTCAACGTCTGGGGAGCGTGGTGCGCACCGTGCCGCACCGAAACCCCGGAACTGGAGAAAGTGTTCACTGCCACCGAACCGCTCGGCGTCGCATTTCTGGGTGTAGACGTACGCGACAACCGTGCCACGGCACAGGATTTCGTTACGGACCGCCACGTGATGCATCCATCGATCTTCGACCCCGCGATGCGTAGCGTCATCGCGTTGGGCAAGGGCTATCCGACGAGCGTGGTACCCACCACACTGATTCTCGATCGCCACCGACGCGTCGCTGCGGTGTTCCTCAAAGAACTGCTCGCCACGGATCTGCAGCCGGTCGTCGAACGGATCGCCGCGGAGTCCTGA
- a CDS encoding phosphatase PAP2 family protein, with protein MNLDTRIFYVINGFARNTPWLQPVVAGYANNGILVFAALMIAGWWVARKSSGPAAMAAALWTPLGVLAALVVYDPIALAVNETRPCNALHDIVVLHCNTDGGFPSVHTVIAAAVAAGMWLVNRYLGIITVLAAAFMAFARVYVGAHYPGDVLAGLTLGFAISLAGYALARPLLRRLIGHARRTWLRVLLTAQAAESGTTDPNPPRAHW; from the coding sequence ATGAACCTCGACACGCGAATCTTCTACGTCATCAACGGTTTTGCCCGGAACACTCCGTGGCTGCAGCCGGTTGTCGCCGGATACGCCAACAACGGGATTCTGGTGTTCGCCGCGCTGATGATCGCCGGTTGGTGGGTCGCTCGCAAGAGCAGCGGTCCGGCGGCGATGGCCGCGGCGCTGTGGACGCCACTGGGCGTCCTTGCCGCGCTGGTGGTCTACGATCCGATCGCTTTGGCGGTGAACGAGACCCGTCCATGCAATGCGCTGCACGACATCGTGGTCCTGCACTGCAACACCGATGGCGGTTTCCCCAGCGTCCACACCGTTATCGCCGCGGCGGTCGCAGCGGGAATGTGGCTGGTGAACCGATACCTGGGCATCATCACCGTGCTGGCGGCCGCGTTCATGGCGTTCGCTCGCGTGTACGTCGGCGCACACTATCCCGGCGATGTGCTTGCCGGGCTCACGCTGGGGTTCGCGATCAGTCTGGCCGGGTACGCCCTGGCGCGACCACTGCTGCGCCGGCTCATCGGCCACGCTCGCAGGACATGGCTACGCGTCCTGCTCACCGCACAGGCCGCCGAGTCTGGCACCACTGATCCGAACCCGCCACGAGCCCATTGGTAG
- a CDS encoding sensor histidine kinase, which produces MSALVSALVLALGALSIYTLHAYVTAMGDNAVRSSLAVFQHMYDGSLASAARHAGLAGLTGQAPGTVIAVMRGGHVAEAAMFTDTGPGLPPMTAVNSLESLSSLATASPHTVSLGELGTYRLAGADVGPGVRLISAVSMHAANQMIATKTVAVVVITIIAALTAAACTVILVRRALRPLHRVAAVAAQASQAPLGEAGHRITMRVRRDDAAPDNEVGIVGDALNRLLSSVDAGLVARGREERRMRRFLSDASHELRTPLASIRGYAELTRQDSAALPQTTEYALARIEAESCRMTALVDDMLLLSRLDEGRALDFSSVELSALVSDAVSDAAVAAPDHRYTSELPETPVWVRGDAAALHQVVMNLLANVRAHTPPGSTAVVSLRVLSGENIAELSVSDDGPGIDHTMVGDIFGRFVRARTPGPEGSPSTGLGLAIAKAITEAHDGSIGVDASPGQTTFRVRLPLGDPSMSEVEVHR; this is translated from the coding sequence GTGTCGGCACTCGTGTCCGCGCTGGTATTGGCTCTTGGCGCGCTATCGATCTACACGCTTCACGCATATGTAACAGCCATGGGCGACAACGCGGTTCGTTCTTCGCTCGCAGTGTTCCAGCATATGTACGACGGGTCGCTCGCCAGCGCAGCGCGCCATGCCGGCCTGGCTGGGTTGACAGGCCAGGCGCCTGGCACGGTCATCGCCGTCATGCGCGGCGGCCATGTCGCTGAGGCGGCGATGTTTACCGATACTGGCCCCGGCCTGCCCCCGATGACTGCGGTGAACTCGCTTGAGTCGTTAAGTTCACTTGCGACGGCCTCGCCGCACACCGTCAGCCTCGGGGAGCTGGGAACTTATCGACTGGCAGGCGCCGATGTCGGCCCCGGCGTGCGTCTGATCTCCGCCGTCTCGATGCACGCGGCGAACCAGATGATCGCAACGAAAACGGTTGCTGTAGTTGTTATTACGATCATCGCCGCGCTGACTGCCGCCGCGTGCACCGTCATCTTGGTCCGACGCGCATTGCGCCCCTTGCATCGGGTCGCGGCCGTTGCTGCTCAGGCGTCTCAAGCGCCGCTGGGCGAAGCCGGTCACCGCATCACGATGCGTGTCCGGCGCGATGACGCGGCCCCTGACAACGAGGTGGGCATTGTCGGGGACGCATTGAATCGGCTGTTGTCCAGTGTCGATGCCGGACTGGTGGCGCGCGGGCGGGAGGAGCGGCGTATGCGGCGCTTTCTCAGTGATGCGAGCCATGAACTGCGCACTCCGCTGGCTTCCATCCGCGGCTACGCCGAACTGACCAGGCAGGATAGCGCAGCGCTTCCTCAGACTACCGAGTATGCGCTGGCACGCATCGAAGCCGAATCCTGCAGGATGACCGCGCTAGTCGACGACATGTTGCTGCTCTCGCGCCTGGATGAGGGACGCGCCCTCGATTTCTCAAGCGTGGAATTGAGTGCATTGGTCAGCGACGCCGTGAGCGATGCCGCCGTTGCCGCGCCGGACCATCGGTACACATCCGAGCTACCGGAAACCCCGGTGTGGGTGCGGGGGGACGCTGCCGCCCTGCACCAAGTGGTGATGAATCTGCTCGCGAATGTGCGGGCACATACGCCGCCGGGCTCCACAGCCGTTGTCTCGCTGCGGGTTTTGAGCGGTGAGAACATCGCTGAACTTTCCGTCTCTGATGATGGCCCCGGCATTGACCACACGATGGTGGGCGACATCTTCGGCAGATTTGTCCGGGCCCGAACACCGGGACCCGAGGGAAGTCCCAGCACCGGGCTGGGGCTGGCGATCGCCAAAGCCATCACCGAGGCCCACGACGGCAGCATCGGCGTCGACGCAAGTCCGGGGCAGACCACCTTCCGCGTGCGCCTTCCCCTGGGCGATCCATCGATGTCGGAGGTGGAGGTGCACCGGTAG
- a CDS encoding L,D-transpeptidase, translating into MLGISGKTWARAVASVLLAVALIGGGVIIFTQRCGFGCAGDRGSAAQSTARPPTVPVTLVLAPPSGAEQVDPLAPVTVTAASGTVTEVVMVNDQGRRIDGVLTPDATVWKPVAALGYGRTYTVTATAVGAAGTPIQQTSTFSTLVPGNQTAVSLRTTGGAPLRDGQRYGIGTVVVARFDEPITDKAAAERRLVVTTSPPVQGSWYWLDDQTAHWRPPQYFSPGTTVTVEANIYGVAVGDGLYGQEDARVSFQIGDAHVAIADDNTKQVTVFDNGALVRTMPTSMGMGGSQTINGQTISFWTQRGIYTVLDKANPVIMDSSTYGLPINSRLGYREKISWATRISIDGIYLHQLDSTVWAQGNTDVSHGCLNLNAENAQWFYDFSVPGDVVEVRNTGGEPLQIWQNGDWSMPWEQWRRGSALP; encoded by the coding sequence GTGTTGGGCATCAGCGGGAAAACCTGGGCGCGGGCGGTGGCCTCGGTGTTGTTGGCGGTGGCGCTGATCGGCGGCGGGGTCATCATCTTCACGCAGCGCTGCGGGTTCGGTTGTGCCGGTGACCGTGGCAGCGCCGCGCAGTCGACGGCCCGGCCGCCCACCGTGCCTGTCACGCTTGTCCTGGCTCCGCCATCTGGGGCTGAGCAGGTCGACCCGTTGGCGCCGGTCACCGTGACGGCGGCATCGGGCACCGTGACCGAGGTGGTCATGGTCAACGACCAAGGCCGACGAATCGATGGCGTGCTGACACCCGATGCGACGGTCTGGAAACCGGTCGCCGCGCTGGGGTACGGGCGCACCTATACCGTCACAGCGACGGCCGTCGGTGCCGCGGGCACCCCGATTCAACAGACGTCGACGTTTTCCACCCTCGTACCCGGCAACCAGACGGCCGTGTCGCTGCGGACCACCGGCGGCGCACCGCTGCGCGATGGACAGCGTTACGGCATCGGCACGGTCGTCGTGGCACGGTTCGATGAACCGATTACCGACAAGGCCGCTGCGGAACGCCGACTGGTGGTGACCACGAGTCCGCCGGTGCAGGGCTCCTGGTACTGGCTCGATGACCAGACCGCGCATTGGCGTCCGCCGCAGTACTTTTCCCCGGGCACTACGGTCACCGTCGAAGCGAACATCTACGGCGTGGCGGTCGGCGACGGGCTCTACGGGCAGGAGGACGCCCGGGTCAGCTTCCAGATCGGGGACGCCCACGTGGCGATCGCCGACGACAACACCAAACAGGTCACGGTGTTCGACAACGGAGCGCTGGTGCGCACCATGCCGACATCAATGGGTATGGGCGGCAGCCAGACGATCAACGGACAGACGATCTCGTTCTGGACCCAGCGCGGCATCTACACCGTGCTGGACAAGGCCAACCCGGTCATCATGGATTCCTCGACCTACGGGCTACCGATCAACTCTCGCCTGGGTTACCGCGAAAAGATTTCCTGGGCCACGCGGATCAGCATTGACGGGATCTACCTGCACCAGCTCGACAGCACGGTGTGGGCGCAGGGCAACACCGATGTCTCGCATGGTTGCTTGAACCTCAATGCCGAAAACGCCCAATGGTTCTACGACTTTTCGGTGCCCGGCGACGTCGTGGAGGTACGCAACACCGGCGGTGAGCCGCTACAGATCTGGCAGAACGGCGATTGGAGCATGCCCTGGGAGCAGTGGCGCCGCGGCAGCGCGCTGCCCTGA
- a CDS encoding sulfite exporter TauE/SafE family protein, giving the protein MNLTAVLITGLLAGGVSCAAVQGGLLTGLITRQRATEVAAAEAATGTRPGGSTLEAIRDDLTPVGGFLAGKLLSHTVLGALLGAAGAAVQLSIGARTGIQIVAGLLIISFGLAQLGVPGFRRIVIEPPASWMRFVRGRARSQTAVAPALLGMATILIPCGVTLSVEALALASGSPLQGALIMAVFIAGTSPLFALIGYAARKLATVWSGRLAAATGVAVVAMGLFTLNGGLELAGSPLAASHLGRTLGLTGSAAVADAATVTITAGHQNAVITAGPGGYSPENIQLKSGIPTTLTVHSDNAEGCIRSFLIDRTGDERILPVTGDTRIDLGVLQPGQLTYHCGMGMYGGYLTVT; this is encoded by the coding sequence ATGAATCTGACCGCCGTATTGATCACCGGGCTGCTCGCCGGAGGCGTGTCGTGCGCGGCCGTGCAGGGCGGGCTGCTGACCGGACTGATCACCCGCCAACGGGCCACCGAGGTCGCCGCGGCCGAGGCGGCCACCGGGACCCGCCCCGGCGGGTCGACGCTGGAGGCGATCCGTGACGACCTAACCCCGGTGGGCGGATTCCTGGCCGGGAAACTGTTGTCCCACACCGTCTTAGGTGCCCTGTTGGGGGCGGCCGGGGCAGCGGTGCAACTGTCGATCGGGGCCCGCACCGGGATCCAGATCGTCGCCGGCCTGCTCATCATCAGCTTCGGCCTGGCCCAATTGGGTGTCCCGGGTTTTCGGCGCATCGTGATCGAACCGCCCGCCTCCTGGATGCGGTTCGTGCGAGGCCGTGCCCGCTCGCAGACCGCGGTCGCGCCGGCCCTACTCGGGATGGCCACGATCCTCATCCCGTGCGGGGTGACACTGTCGGTGGAGGCGCTGGCCCTGGCGTCCGGGTCGCCGCTGCAGGGCGCGCTGATCATGGCGGTGTTCATCGCCGGCACCAGCCCGCTGTTCGCGCTGATCGGTTACGCGGCCCGCAAATTGGCCACGGTGTGGAGTGGGCGCCTGGCCGCGGCGACCGGTGTCGCGGTCGTGGCGATGGGCCTGTTCACCCTCAACGGCGGTCTGGAATTGGCAGGGTCACCGCTGGCCGCGAGCCACCTCGGCCGGACCCTGGGCCTGACCGGGTCGGCCGCCGTCGCCGACGCGGCCACCGTGACCATCACCGCCGGACACCAGAACGCGGTCATCACCGCCGGCCCCGGCGGCTACAGCCCCGAGAACATCCAACTGAAATCCGGCATACCCACCACCCTGACCGTGCACTCCGATAACGCCGAAGGCTGCATCCGGTCTTTCCTGATCGACCGGACCGGGGACGAACGCATCCTGCCGGTCACCGGGGACACCCGCATCGACCTCGGGGTTCTGCAGCCCGGGCAGCTGACCTATCACTGCGGCATGGGCATGTACGGCGGCTACCTCACCGTCACCTAA
- a CDS encoding cation diffusion facilitator family transporter: MTDKSIDETAAERASHCQRGPACADDCCVPVTVPGHDAAWHAAARKAKLLSWISLGYMAAEGIVAVVASWLANSVALLGFGLDSLIEGLASVIIVWRFTGSRTVSPDAEARAQKAVAGTFFLLAPYIAYDAITTLIAGEHPRTSWLGIALSITSLIVMPILGRAKRRLGAQLGSAATSGEGTQNLLCAYLAGAVLIGLVANTAFGLWWLDPAVGLLVAALAVREGIEAWRGEECAC; the protein is encoded by the coding sequence GTGACCGACAAAAGCATCGACGAAACAGCGGCCGAGCGGGCCTCACACTGCCAGCGCGGGCCTGCTTGCGCCGATGACTGCTGCGTCCCGGTCACGGTCCCCGGCCATGACGCGGCCTGGCATGCCGCCGCACGCAAAGCCAAACTGCTGTCCTGGATTTCGCTGGGCTACATGGCCGCCGAAGGCATCGTTGCGGTAGTGGCCTCGTGGCTAGCCAATTCTGTGGCCCTGCTCGGCTTCGGCCTGGACTCTCTGATCGAGGGCCTGGCGTCGGTCATCATCGTCTGGCGCTTTACCGGCTCGCGCACCGTGTCCCCGGACGCGGAGGCTCGTGCGCAGAAGGCGGTCGCCGGGACGTTTTTCCTGCTCGCCCCATACATCGCGTATGACGCCATCACCACCCTGATCGCGGGCGAACACCCTCGAACCAGCTGGCTCGGGATCGCGTTGTCGATCACGTCGCTGATCGTCATGCCGATCCTGGGCCGCGCTAAACGCCGGCTGGGCGCGCAATTGGGATCGGCGGCCACCTCCGGGGAAGGAACCCAGAATCTGTTGTGCGCCTACCTTGCTGGCGCGGTGTTGATCGGACTGGTGGCCAACACCGCATTCGGACTGTGGTGGCTCGATCCCGCCGTCGGGCTGCTCGTGGCGGCCCTGGCCGTGCGTGAAGGAATTGAGGCCTGGCGCGGCGAAGAATGCGCCTGCTGA
- a CDS encoding heavy metal translocating P-type ATPase: MAPAVERVELMIGGMTCASCAARIERRLNKIDGVTAAVNFATEKAIVAFPAGMSVADLTGAIADAGYTATPPTPTTTPAVEAGDGAGEHDEHLRSLRQRMQVSVALAIPVIAMAMIPPLQIANWQWLSLTLAAPVVVWGAWPFHRAAALNARHGTATMDTLISVGVGAAFLWSLFALFFGTAGQPGMHHEFSLTAGRGDATGNVYFEVATAVTAAILLGRFFEARAKRRAGAALRSLLELGAKDVAVLRGGGEIRIPTEQLAVGDRFVVRPGEKVATDGVIVEGGSAVDESMLTGESVPIEVGPGDAVTGATVNVGGRLVVRATRVGADTQLAQIARLVTEAQQGKAQVQRLADRVSAVFVPVVIAIALLTLGVWIGTGHGVAAGFAAAVAVLIIACPCGLGLATPTALLVGTGRGAQLGIVIKGPEVLESTRRVDTVVLDKTGTVTTGKMSLIGVHTAAGVSEAQVLQVAGALEDASEHPIAKAIAAGARERVGDLPTVAGFVNHEGLGVTGEVDGLPALVGRDGLMDSYEITVPAELVAAKQDAETRGRTSVVVAWGGQAQAVLMVADTVKPTSAEAIGGLRALGLTPVLLTGDNEAVARAVAAEVGIDQVIAEVMPKDKVDTVARLQQGGAVVAMVGDGVNDAAALAQADLGLSMGTGTDAAIEASDLTLVRGDLRSAVDAIRLSRRTLRTIKGNLFWAFAYNVAAIPLAALGLLNPMLAGGAMAFSSVFVVTNSLRLRTFTSTATPESGSAATPPARRPRWVPAAAAIMLAGVVAAVVVGVQHWAPASAATTLTLLAAGGVIGIAGTVTGFLAARNRN, encoded by the coding sequence ATGGCACCCGCCGTCGAGCGGGTGGAGTTGATGATCGGCGGGATGACGTGCGCGTCCTGTGCCGCGCGGATCGAGCGCCGGCTCAACAAGATCGACGGCGTGACCGCCGCGGTGAACTTCGCCACCGAGAAAGCGATCGTGGCCTTCCCGGCCGGGATGTCGGTCGCTGACCTCACCGGTGCCATTGCCGACGCCGGCTACACCGCCACCCCTCCCACGCCGACCACGACGCCCGCCGTCGAGGCCGGTGATGGCGCCGGCGAGCACGATGAGCATCTGCGCTCGCTACGCCAACGCATGCAGGTGTCGGTGGCGCTGGCGATCCCGGTGATCGCGATGGCGATGATTCCGCCGCTGCAGATCGCCAACTGGCAGTGGCTGTCCCTGACCTTGGCCGCGCCGGTCGTGGTGTGGGGCGCGTGGCCGTTCCACCGGGCCGCCGCCCTCAACGCCCGGCACGGCACCGCTACGATGGACACCCTCATCTCCGTCGGTGTCGGCGCGGCGTTCCTATGGTCGCTGTTCGCGCTGTTTTTCGGCACCGCCGGCCAACCGGGGATGCACCACGAGTTCAGCCTGACCGCCGGCCGCGGGGATGCCACCGGCAACGTCTACTTCGAAGTGGCCACCGCCGTCACCGCGGCGATCCTGCTGGGCCGATTCTTCGAGGCCCGCGCCAAACGCCGCGCGGGCGCGGCCCTGCGATCACTGTTGGAGTTGGGCGCCAAAGACGTCGCAGTGCTGCGCGGTGGTGGTGAAATCCGCATCCCGACAGAACAATTGGCTGTCGGCGACCGGTTCGTGGTGCGCCCGGGTGAGAAGGTCGCCACCGACGGGGTGATCGTCGAGGGCGGCTCGGCGGTCGATGAGTCCATGCTCACCGGCGAATCGGTACCGATCGAGGTCGGCCCGGGCGATGCGGTCACCGGGGCCACGGTCAACGTCGGCGGGCGGCTGGTGGTTCGGGCGACCCGCGTCGGCGCCGACACCCAACTCGCCCAGATCGCCCGCCTGGTGACCGAAGCCCAACAGGGCAAAGCCCAGGTTCAGCGGCTCGCTGACCGGGTGTCGGCGGTGTTCGTGCCCGTCGTCATCGCGATAGCGCTGCTGACGTTGGGGGTCTGGATCGGCACCGGTCACGGCGTGGCGGCCGGGTTCGCCGCGGCGGTGGCGGTGCTGATCATCGCGTGCCCCTGCGGGCTCGGATTGGCCACGCCCACAGCACTTTTGGTTGGGACGGGGCGCGGCGCGCAGCTGGGTATCGTGATCAAAGGACCCGAGGTCCTCGAATCCACCCGCCGCGTCGACACGGTCGTGCTGGACAAGACCGGCACAGTCACCACCGGCAAGATGAGCCTGATCGGCGTGCACACCGCCGCCGGGGTGTCCGAGGCGCAGGTGCTGCAGGTGGCCGGGGCGTTGGAGGATGCTTCGGAGCATCCGATCGCCAAGGCGATCGCCGCCGGGGCCCGCGAACGGGTCGGCGACCTGCCCACGGTTGCGGGATTTGTCAACCATGAGGGTCTCGGTGTCACCGGCGAGGTCGACGGGCTGCCCGCGCTGGTGGGCCGCGACGGTCTCATGGACAGTTACGAGATCACCGTGCCGGCGGAGCTGGTCGCCGCCAAACAGGACGCTGAAACCCGCGGCCGCACCTCAGTTGTGGTTGCCTGGGGCGGGCAGGCCCAAGCCGTGCTGATGGTCGCCGACACCGTCAAACCGACCTCCGCTGAAGCGATCGGCGGCCTGCGGGCGCTCGGCCTGACCCCGGTGCTGCTCACCGGGGACAACGAGGCCGTCGCTCGCGCAGTGGCCGCCGAGGTCGGCATCGACCAGGTGATCGCCGAAGTCATGCCCAAAGACAAAGTCGACACGGTCGCCCGGCTACAACAGGGCGGCGCGGTCGTGGCGATGGTCGGCGACGGCGTCAACGACGCCGCCGCTCTGGCCCAGGCCGATCTGGGACTGTCGATGGGCACCGGTACCGACGCCGCGATCGAGGCCAGCGACCTCACGTTGGTGCGTGGGGATCTGCGCTCGGCGGTCGACGCCATCCGGTTGTCGCGGCGCACCCTGCGCACCATCAAAGGCAACCTGTTCTGGGCGTTCGCCTACAACGTGGCCGCGATCCCGCTGGCCGCGCTCGGCCTGCTCAACCCGATGCTCGCCGGCGGCGCAATGGCCTTCTCCAGCGTCTTCGTCGTGACCAACAGCCTGCGACTACGCACGTTCACCAGCACCGCCACCCCCGAATCCGGTTCTGCGGCAACACCGCCCGCCCGGCGGCCACGGTGGGTGCCGGCCGCTGCCGCGATCATGCTGGCCGGTGTTGTGGCGGCAGTGGTGGTCGGCGTGCAGCATTGGGCACCGGCCAGCGCGGCCACCACGCTCACCCTGCTGGCCGCGGGAGGGGTGATCGGCATCGCCGGCACCGTCACCGGCTTCCTGGCCGCCCGCAACCGCAACTGA
- a CDS encoding IS256 family transposase, translating to MTTGKDMDGVLVEAVSTVEMAEALRASGAVDDLLAQIDTGEVALTGEGGLLPGLIKLALERGLAAELTDHLGYEKGDPAGRVLPNARNGSSPKTVLTEAGPVPLDVPRDRDGSFTPTLVPKGTRRIGGLDDMIVSLYAGGMTLRDIQFHLQSTIGTEVSHETISKIVDEISDEVLAWQRRPLEPLYPVIYLDAMIVKVKDGGHTRNKAAHIAVGVDMAGVKHVLGIWVQPNEGASFWASVCADLANRGVKDVLIVCCDGLTGFPEAIAATWSQAAVQTCVVHLIRNALRFVSYADRKAVAAALKPIYTAPDADAARVELDAFAASELGKKNPTVTMVFERAWEQFIPFLAFPPELRRVIYTTNSIESLNYQLRKIIKNRGQFPNDASAVKLLWLAICNIEDKRAAQRAKERGQKQGRTAPGRLVEGQVVTNWKKALEQLALVYPERIERYL from the coding sequence GTGACAACAGGCAAGGACATGGATGGGGTGCTGGTTGAGGCGGTCTCCACGGTGGAGATGGCCGAGGCGCTTCGGGCGTCGGGCGCGGTCGATGATCTGCTGGCGCAGATCGATACCGGCGAGGTGGCGCTGACCGGCGAAGGCGGGCTGCTGCCCGGGCTGATCAAGCTCGCTCTCGAACGCGGCCTGGCCGCCGAGCTGACCGATCATCTGGGGTATGAGAAGGGCGACCCGGCCGGCCGGGTGCTGCCCAACGCCCGCAACGGCAGCTCACCCAAGACTGTGCTCACCGAGGCCGGCCCGGTGCCCCTGGATGTGCCGCGGGACCGCGATGGCTCGTTCACCCCGACGCTGGTGCCCAAAGGCACCCGCCGTATCGGTGGTCTCGATGACATGATCGTTTCACTGTATGCGGGTGGAATGACGTTGCGGGACATACAATTTCATCTTCAATCGACGATCGGGACCGAGGTGTCGCACGAGACGATCTCCAAGATCGTCGACGAGATCTCCGATGAGGTGCTGGCTTGGCAGCGCCGGCCGTTGGAGCCGCTGTATCCGGTGATCTACCTCGACGCGATGATCGTGAAGGTCAAAGACGGCGGCCACACCCGCAACAAGGCCGCGCACATCGCTGTGGGCGTCGACATGGCCGGGGTCAAGCACGTCCTGGGCATCTGGGTCCAGCCCAACGAAGGCGCATCGTTCTGGGCGTCGGTGTGCGCGGACCTGGCCAACCGGGGTGTCAAGGACGTGCTGATCGTGTGCTGCGACGGGCTCACGGGCTTCCCGGAGGCGATCGCCGCGACCTGGTCGCAGGCCGCGGTGCAGACCTGCGTGGTGCATCTGATCCGCAACGCGCTGCGGTTCGTGTCCTATGCCGACCGCAAGGCCGTGGCCGCGGCGCTCAAGCCGATCTACACCGCACCCGATGCCGACGCTGCCCGCGTCGAGTTGGACGCGTTCGCCGCCTCGGAGCTGGGGAAGAAAAATCCCACGGTGACAATGGTTTTCGAACGCGCGTGGGAGCAGTTCATCCCGTTTTTGGCGTTCCCGCCTGAGCTGCGCCGGGTGATCTACACGACCAACTCGATCGAGTCGTTGAACTATCAGCTGCGCAAGATCATCAAGAACCGCGGACAGTTTCCCAACGATGCCTCGGCGGTGAAATTGCTGTGGCTGGCGATCTGCAACATCGAAGACAAACGCGCTGCACAGCGGGCCAAGGAACGCGGCCAGAAACAGGGCCGCACAGCCCCCGGACGCCTCGTGGAAGGACAGGTGGTCACCAACTGGAAGAAGGCACTCGAGCAACTCGCACTGGTCTACCCAGAGCGCATCGAACGTTATCTGTAA